A window of Hymenobacter siberiensis genomic DNA:
TACGTGGGCGCGGAAATCGGCGTGGCTCAGCACGGCCTCATCGGCCATCTGATGCGTGGCGGTGAAGCTTTTGTGCTTGAGCAGCTCGATTTCGGGATGGTCGACAGAGTAGGCGGCGGGAGATTTTTTGAGCCTGTCGCCGCTCATGGTGCCGAAGTAGCGCCGGAAATCGGGCGCGTTCAGAATGGCTTTTAGCTCCTCAGCGCTGTAGTCGATTTCCTGGCGGATGGCGGCCAGCTGGGTTTTATCGGGCTGGTAGAAGCCGCCGCCGATGAGCGTGTTGCCATTGGGGCCAATCTGCACGTAATAGCCCGGCGTTTCAATATCCTTGCCACTGGCAGTGAAGTAAGCCGAAAAGTGCGTTTTGTACGGGTCCTTGTTGTTGCTGAAACGCACGTCGCGGTAGATGCGGAAGATGCTTTTGCGGCCGGCCGGCCCGGCTATTCCCGGGTCGAGCCGGGCCAGCTCCTGAAACCAGAATTCGGCGTCTTCCTCAAACTGCTTGCGGAGCTGGTCGTAGGTGGGCTTGCGCTCCTGAAACCAGGGCCGGTCGTTGTGTTTGGTGAGGGCGGAGAGGAAGGTGAAGAGGGGTTTGAGCTGCATAGGAGCGGAACGTTGGCGGTCAACTCCCCTCCTTACCAAGGAGGGGATGTTTCAGCTTTAGCTGAAACGGGGGTGGTTGTTGGCGTTGAACAGCATCGTCAGGCTTTCGTTCGGGATTATCCAACGCCAACAACCACCCCAATTTTCGCTACGCAAAAATATCCCCTCCTTGATAAGGAGGGGATTTTTTGTTCAGTCAATCCTCTTCCTCTTTCGCCTCGTGTTTCGTTTTGGCTTCGCGCACGGCGGCGCTGCGGCGCGGGGCAGGCATGTGGCTGTGCTCGCCCCGAATGGCCTGCCAGATATTCTCGTTGAAAGCCAGGTCGGGCGCGGCGTCTTCGCGGCTCATATCGAACTTGAGGGAGCGCCGGGCGGGGGCGTTGAAGGCGGTGTTGCGCACGTCCTGCGGGGTGGTAGCGGGGCGCAGGATGTAGGGCTTGAAATCGGGCTTCGCGGTGAAGCAGGCCCAGAGCGGCGGGGCGGCGGCATCGTACTGGCTCATGGGCGGCAGGCCGAGAATGAGTTCCAGCGTGCGCAGCATGCCAGACGTGGTGTAGGCGGTGTGCACCACGGCGTGGCGGCGGACGTACGGCCCCACGAGGTAGGCCGTGGAGCGGTGCGCATCGACGTGGTCGGGGCCGTTCTGGGCGTCGTCTTCCACCACCATCACCACCGATTCTTTCCAGACGGCGCTTTGCGAGAGGTGCTCAATCAGGCGGCCTAGGGCCAGGTCGTTGTCGGCGGCGTAGCTCAGCGGGCTGAGCTCGCCTTTGCGGGCGCCGTAGGTGTGGTCGTTGGGCAGGCGGATGATGCTGAGGTCGGGCAGCTGGTTGGCGGCCACGAGGCGGTCGAAATCCTGCTCCCAGATGCGCTCCCGGTCCACGTCCCGCACGTGCAGGTCGAAGCCGGCGTAGGGTTCGCAAAAGTGGCCTTCGATGGCCGGCACGCTGGCTTTGCCCTTGTACACGAACTCGCCATAGCTGCGGTAGCTGCGGCCGGCGCGGCGGCAGTAGTCCCACAGGAAACCGTCCTTGGGCTCGGCTACTTCGCCGCGCTTGCCCTCGAAATCATACTCGCCGCCCCGGCCGCTGTAGTTGCCGGGCCAGCTTTTTTCCACGAAATCGGTGGCGTAGGCGGCTGTGCTCCAGTTGTGGCCGTCGGCGCTCACTTCGGCATCCACATAGAAATTATCGAGCAGCACAAACTCCCGGGTGAGGGCGTGGTGGTTGGGCGTCACCTTGTCGGGGAAGAGGCAGAGGCTGGCATCGCCGTTACCAGCCGGCAAATCGCCCAGTACTTGGTCATAGGTGCGGTTTTCCTTGATAATGTAGAAGACGTGTTTGATGGGCGAGGCCTCGCCCACGCGGCGGGGCACGGGGCTGCCGGCGGGCACTTCGGGCGCAGCCTCGCGGGCTTTGGTGAAGGGCGTGTTGGCATACACCTGGGCCGAGAACGCGGCCAGGGCTTTTTCGTCGGGCACGGGCAGGCGCGAGAGCGAGCCCAGCAGTAGCCCGCCGATGTAGCCTTTGCCTTTTTCGCCGTCGTCGCGCACCGGGTTGGGGCCGTTGGGGTTGGGTTTGGAAGTGCTGCCTTTGCCGTTGGCAATCAGCAGTTGATTGCCGGCCACGGCCACCGCCGTGGGGTACCAGCCGGTGGGGATGAAGCCGAGCGGCCGACTGGCGCGGGCCTCGCGCACGTCGAACACGGCCAGGCAATTGTTGTCGGCGTTGGCGATAAACAGCTGGCTGTCATCGGCGTTCAGAGCCAGTCCATCGGGGGTGCTGCCGGCGGGCGAGGCGGGAAACAGGGCCGTATTCAGCGTTTCGGTGACCTGGCCGAGGCGGGTATCAATGACCGAAACCGAGTTGCTGTTGGCATTGGCCACGAACAGGCGGCGGCCATCGCGGGTCAGCACCAGGTCGTTGGGGTGGCTTTCGACGGGAATCGAAGCCAGCAGCTGCTGCTTTTCCACATCATAAACTGCCACCGCGTGGCCGCCCCAGAGCGTGATGTAAAGCCGGGCGCCATCGGGGCTGAGCAGGGTGCCGTAAGCCTCGGCGGGCAGCCGGAGGGTGCGCAGGATGCGGCGCGTTTTCAGGTCAAAAGTGTAGAGCGAGTTGTCCTCCCGCGTCACGGCGTAGAGCACGTTGCGGCGGCCATCGACGGCGAGGCCGGCCACACCGATTTTCTGCTTGGGCCACTTTGCACCCAGCACAAAAGCACTGTCGGGCAGCAGCTTCCGGCCTTCAATCCGGAAGCAGTGAATGCGATTGTACTGCCCGCCGGAAGCGTAGAGCGTGCGGCCATCGGGCGCGAAAGCCAGGCCGGCCCAGGCGGCCGGCACCACGCGGGTATCGAGCACCTGGCCGGTGGCGGCATCGAGGAGCTGCACCGAGTTTTCGCCCCAGCCGGCATTGGTCACGGCGGCCAGGCGGCCGTCGGGGCTGGTTTGCAGGCTCAGGGGGAGGTCGCCGAGGGGTGTGGTGGTGCCGGCGGGGCTGAGTTTCCAACCGTTGGAAAGTAGCGTTTGGATGGTGCCGGCGATGGGGCCGGGCAGCACGCCGGGCGCTTCGGGCGCGGCCTGGGTGCTGGGGTTGCCGGAGCAGCCAAGCAGCGCCAGAAGCGGCAATAAAGAAGCGAAAGGGCGGTATTTTTTGAGAGAGGACATGGCTCGACCGGGACGGGCATTTTGGCCAGTGCCCGAGCCACAAAGGTAACGGGTGGGACCAGCAGTAGCGGTTACGGCAGCATTACGACGGCCATTGGCACCGGCGGCACCCGATAGAACTTCTCAACCCGAATGGACTAAGCTTCGGCACAAATAGTCTTCGGCATAAAATAGAAACTCCTGAATGCCGTTGTAGCCGCATTCCTATTCATTCTGGTTTGTTTCTATGCTGCGTCGACTCTCGTGTTGCGTGCTTCTGCTATTGCCCATTTTTCAGCTGCTGGCCCAGTCCTGCACCCCACCCACCGAGGGACAGCCCGGCACAAATCCGGCCGATTTCTGGCGGCAGCAGCGGCTGTTTCCCCGGGTGCGGGCGGCCGAAGCCACGGCTGACCCGGCCGTGACCAGCCGGCTGCGCAGCCACTACCTCGACCCGCGCCGGCTGGAAATCATGTTCCGCATCGTGAAAACCCGCGTGGAGCTGGAAGTGTGGGCGCGCAACCGAGGCGGCGGGTCGTTCGAACTGCTCCACGCCTACCCGCTGGCGGCCACCTCGGGCACCCTCGGCCCCAAGCGCCAGGCCGGCGACTACCAGGTGCCGGAGGGCTTCTACGAAATCGACCGCTTCAACCCCAACAGCAATTTCCACCTCTCCCTGGGCCTCAACTACCCCAACGCCGCCGATTTGGCGCTGGGCGAGCCCAACCCCGGGGGCGACATTTTCATCCACGGCGGCGCGGCCAGCATCGGCTGCATGCCCATTACCGATGCCGGCATCGAGGAAGTGTACCTACTGGCCATCACTGCCCGGACGGCGGGGCAGGCGGTGATTCAAGTGCACATTTTCCCGTTTCCAATCACCGAAGTTGAGCTGGACAAACACGCTACCAGCCCGCACCTAGCCTTCTGGCGGGGGCTGATACCGGGCTACGCTTACTTTGAAAAGCAGCATGAGCCGGCGGAACTGCTGGAGCTGGCCGTGAAGTAGCGCGGGCTTTAGCTGCTACCTTGCCGCCGTGCCGCGTTTCCTCCTGCTTTTCCTGGCCCTTATTGCCCTGTTCAACGTCAGCCGTGTGCTGCGCGAACCCCGCCCCGATGCGGACCGGCCCATGGATTTCCGCACCTGCTACGTGGGCCAGCAAGTGCTGCGCCAGGGCGAAAACCCCTACGATGATGCGGCGCTGAAAGCCGGCTGGCAGCGCATTGTTCAGCAAGAGAATATCGTTAGCCGCACCCAGCCGGGACTGCCCAACCTCCCGTTTCTGTACCCACCGTGGGCGGCGGGGCTGTTCGGCGGCACCATCGGCCGGCTGCCTTACGCGCTGGCGTGGCAGCTGTGGTACGGGCTGGCCCTGCTGAGCCTGGTGCTGCTGGCCAGGCTGTGGCCCAAGGCGCTGCACACTAAAAATTCGGATGCGGTGCCGTGGTGGCAGTTTTTGTTGGCCGC
This region includes:
- a CDS encoding DUF2461 domain-containing protein; its protein translation is MQLKPLFTFLSALTKHNDRPWFQERKPTYDQLRKQFEEDAEFWFQELARLDPGIAGPAGRKSIFRIYRDVRFSNNKDPYKTHFSAYFTASGKDIETPGYYVQIGPNGNTLIGGGFYQPDKTQLAAIRQEIDYSAEELKAILNAPDFRRYFGTMSGDRLKKSPAAYSVDHPEIELLKHKSFTATHQMADEAVLSHADFRAHVAEVFAAMVPFCQFLRGAIAK
- a CDS encoding bifunctional YncE family protein/alkaline phosphatase family protein encodes the protein MSSLKKYRPFASLLPLLALLGCSGNPSTQAAPEAPGVLPGPIAGTIQTLLSNGWKLSPAGTTTPLGDLPLSLQTSPDGRLAAVTNAGWGENSVQLLDAATGQVLDTRVVPAAWAGLAFAPDGRTLYASGGQYNRIHCFRIEGRKLLPDSAFVLGAKWPKQKIGVAGLAVDGRRNVLYAVTREDNSLYTFDLKTRRILRTLRLPAEAYGTLLSPDGARLYITLWGGHAVAVYDVEKQQLLASIPVESHPNDLVLTRDGRRLFVANANSNSVSVIDTRLGQVTETLNTALFPASPAGSTPDGLALNADDSQLFIANADNNCLAVFDVREARASRPLGFIPTGWYPTAVAVAGNQLLIANGKGSTSKPNPNGPNPVRDDGEKGKGYIGGLLLGSLSRLPVPDEKALAAFSAQVYANTPFTKAREAAPEVPAGSPVPRRVGEASPIKHVFYIIKENRTYDQVLGDLPAGNGDASLCLFPDKVTPNHHALTREFVLLDNFYVDAEVSADGHNWSTAAYATDFVEKSWPGNYSGRGGEYDFEGKRGEVAEPKDGFLWDYCRRAGRSYRSYGEFVYKGKASVPAIEGHFCEPYAGFDLHVRDVDRERIWEQDFDRLVAANQLPDLSIIRLPNDHTYGARKGELSPLSYAADNDLALGRLIEHLSQSAVWKESVVMVVEDDAQNGPDHVDAHRSTAYLVGPYVRRHAVVHTAYTTSGMLRTLELILGLPPMSQYDAAAPPLWACFTAKPDFKPYILRPATTPQDVRNTAFNAPARRSLKFDMSREDAAPDLAFNENIWQAIRGEHSHMPAPRRSAAVREAKTKHEAKEEED
- a CDS encoding L,D-transpeptidase family protein; this translates as MLRRLSCCVLLLLPIFQLLAQSCTPPTEGQPGTNPADFWRQQRLFPRVRAAEATADPAVTSRLRSHYLDPRRLEIMFRIVKTRVELEVWARNRGGGSFELLHAYPLAATSGTLGPKRQAGDYQVPEGFYEIDRFNPNSNFHLSLGLNYPNAADLALGEPNPGGDIFIHGGAASIGCMPITDAGIEEVYLLAITARTAGQAVIQVHIFPFPITEVELDKHATSPHLAFWRGLIPGYAYFEKQHEPAELLELAVK